One stretch of Gouania willdenowi chromosome 16, fGouWil2.1, whole genome shotgun sequence DNA includes these proteins:
- the lmtk3 gene encoding uncharacterized protein lmtk3 isoform X2, protein MRPHCWVLVLLVGIMSYLSPERALGAPQREVTQSRVASLSPPPYVVIIISCSGLVSFVLLLLTCLCCKRGGVGFNEFDNPDAEECSGGSSPIQEDSLSSCPSLPEVYTLPVRDRANCNALQDGSDSNYKCFKRHTLNYLQEIGNGWFGKVILAEVLCDCSSSQAVVKELRVSASPLEQRKFLAESEPYRSLKHPNILQCLGQCSESIPFLLVMEFCQLGDLKRYLRAQRKSDGMTPDLPTRDLLTLQRMAFEITSGLLHLHENNYIHSDLALRNCLLTSDLTVRIGDYGLSHNHYKEDYYLTPDKLWIPLRWIAPELLEEYRGSLIVTDQSKTSNVWSLGVVIWELFEFGSQPHRHLSDEEVLTFVIRERQITLAQPRLKLSHADYWYEIMQSCWLPQSQRPSVAEIFLLLSSLLTAEQEMARSSFGEEDEEDEEYEEDRGRRGESEESFERRWDLLRPPAFQTATNERYREREYSRDNRENSYPLLDPVGNCITPSSSELDDILTVTETSKGLNFEYFWEKANARRGYKPLPPPQQIPPLNNNHRQSLDTPTVVPVISARSPSLASEYYIRLEEHTPKDKSPTLRGKTHSSFRSDSNCPGDVELVEIRSGMLGKERVPYCSIEKCGKSLQTVRSSEVQVQMPHDTGVAEFKDTSSRVTDFSVVNLGDDDEVEKKTSSEPEKKIPSSSQAPVLPPKPQSMPMSSGTHLHSRPLPAPPFGYRGLPHYTIGGKIETDPLHMNSCSVSTFDHLGFQRSMQTLPPSPSLSPSLPPSSHPIYPQPPQKCPPPLPLHSKSQRSFHSYNTADSYLSYNKPDFQRCIRDPLSCDISDKVSETRHAPRHQSSVQHAKETSSSRVKAFDSPIRRENPLRPIYRNLPRQQPTDSQMDRQASLSPTYSDEDDSPFTSPERPCGGTTVYHSSLSEDADPVAPESFSRGMKRTQSRLDTILPAIWKEDAELQAERIAAAKKSPMHLFLTEISSVTEESESKSDAAWTTEKEKKRDNERLNHLWVPNTGMRRSQSLNEELASTGQPWGQKIQSKRTEDKDTVTNESLQGDLFLTEIDTEKNRDTDGESTKDSVKYLYPGNSRLQTYGCTAGLPSYAEAEEAYSKGIRRSRSLLSEITIDKLESEKHSSEPQRPEMTREEFLKEIQSAETFLTEIISRQNTSTTKNDPDTSYSPTLLSPEYESICIDPDSAQTIQFQTDSSIRASNKGNDDIQKEAIYAQVTKRAKRSEIKVTLRPEIPILQIGSDKQPLTLQSQETSSDHCQSGDFLFSEVMPKNGLLHNQPLLCPKEDECSDAPALPARGELTDQSYQPQTESNKSGNELDYEIRCENNLPTPNENEKAAIIGNGEIKKDDLHAHSPERGSQTQEIDRIMSNDPEKITDLRHSDSINVFDSKSFDDLQKEVSLQQNQNYEEKPCPNKQNEPTPAVTPTTPDWDHSSDASLVTPTDSVLSPMTSSSTDCLTPSDSWTAVGGGGSSGLRALGNEIPHRDSAYFSDSDWESDGINRKSGDGLNASRPNSSRGSERGLLSGIEEKTEEEGEFADKSPLKSSLHVSGNKISSIDRTFEEKNVVYQKTPDNNVSLLSNDKDLFNKQLQASQRDDSGICYHNSSALLCNDSQAKDCIEFIDKLFSSLDDEQIKGLSQSGTLVIDRHCSDGIISQITDCKHQAMTESESKLHIKNTAETNRLFGSISDKHSKDCTCEPGNRYSINMSDIDLTAWNSLTTGDESTIPCTHLQINKTESRLFSLSDIQTTIHEKNMICSDEGKSPGEKVCALPSLGVESPEKSESIEAKTLNDYNELGQKNLHSLEDDDDNRAQVETEKHHTAEELIDTTTSGKDSDKNHFKDTQGELFLETKEVKATVAEDKQRTEMDAMKEEFACHSSVFSLPDENDQWASPEKRNQGNKLGLCAQALEAKERLLVDRDYWEIEVNDELAGSEHHPATLEDLKNICNNEEQRPQSSCSVDKLRDRINTNIQQTNEIQQQENIENLDQIYTHEKVQNSEIPSIDIENNENPEADTREMQISSHRETFRDNSALDNHVQEENHNFNHWPQIPACNHQREELLSVSSSVDTEGRCNSVSQTSNVSICITEAPLLNFSAAEDFEQNFNPEAEIRPWLERHCNDEGNLVTNFVQNPTDMTLSSTSHDLNLQEDMEPSYPQVQDSFSSMDFPSPPQSIDLDVQDEKLESFDDSFPSPPPSVVDGEEFTGHINLEEFFLRAETDVCPTSSTEAPEPVLQDPDPPTFLSQGLSDKMKLPSVYITPSDDSESMSIVDSHGDYADLLSETAPPLPSAPQTPLNNLPQLLISEWKDLDEEPLEDFEKLEQLCCISGDEGETLGDLFLGNLELLGSLKKTLDRKGSSAEVNNTSNYTDFDTAEEGKMDSEGDRISETFDTAVKAVQGVILDSQDYLSPQEEDTNDGSHSESTNGAKEQRSLSQMTTKNGLMMQVCEERLQFSLSENVKTNVLWGADVKDSVTLRPWGEPESGGEEVTVNEQQESSQDDQEATPDSQEPTESEDSIYEPVTVIEQPEVTTPHPTANQEMKAKLARLSLALPPLALTLPLTPTGKDGAIGHRIGRRRRLLSGSDPDDDDEEEDEPEDESSRRVIVVTETDVDKRVGLRSSLKSPKEPLDRGRDRGRNVSFFDDVTIYLFDQETPTNELGSSAPTSPASVTTKSTKVNLRGPHGKSKDSKRKDDLTIKPRSPVATSPVSASRFTVSPADDRHLV, encoded by the exons TTACTCAATCCAGGGTTGCTTCCCTCTCTCCTCCACCGTacgtcgtcatcatcatctctTGCTCGGGGCTTGTGTCTTTTGTTCTGCTGCTCCTCACCTGTCTGTGCTGTAAGAGAGGAGGAGTGGGGTTCAAT GAGTTTGATAATCCAGATGCGGAGGAGTGCTCTGGAGGCTCCAGCCCCATCCAGGAGGACAGTCTGTCCTCGTGTCCCTCACTACCTGAGGTCTACACCTTGCCAGTCAGAGACCGAGCCAACTGTAATGCACTGCAGGATGGATCAG ACTCCAATTACAAGTGCTTCAAAAGACACACTTTGAACTACCTTCAAGAAATTGGGAATGGCTGGTTTGGAAAG GTGATCCTGGCTGAAGTGCTGTGTGACTGCAGCTCGTCTCAGGCTGTAGTGAAAGAGCTGCGTGTCAGTGCCAGCCCTCTGGAGCAGAGGAAGTTCTTGGCTGAGTCGGAGCCATACAG AAGTCTTAAGCATCCCAACATCCTCCAATGCTTGGGGCAGTGCAGCGAAAGCATCCCTTTCCTCCTGGTCATGGAGTTTTGCCAGCTG GGTGATCTGAAGAGGTACCTGCGAGCCCAGCGCAAGTCAGATGGGATGACTCCAGACCTGCCCACAAGGGACCTTCTGACCCTTCAGAGGATGGCTTTTGAGATCACTTCAGGGCTGCTGCACCTTCATGAAAACAACTACATCCACAG TGATCTGGCTTTAAGAAACTGTCTCCTGACTTCAGACCTCACTGTGAGGATAGGAGACTATGGCCTATCACACAACCACTATAAG GAGGACTACTACCTCACTCCAGACAAGCTTTGGATCCCACTACGCTGGATCGCTCCGGAGCTGCTGGAGGAGTACAGAGGATCTCTCATAGTCACAGACCAATCGAAAACCAGCAATGTCTG GTCATTGGGGGTGGTGATTTGGGAGCTGTTTGAGTTTGGTTCTCAGCCCCACCGACACCTGAGTGATGAAGAAGTGCTAACTTTTGTCATAAGGGAGCGACAGATCACACTGGCTCAACCAAGACTAAAACTCTCCCATGCAGACTACTG GTATGAGATCATGCAGTCCTGCTGGTTACCTCAGTCGCAGCGGCCCTCTGTAGCAGAGATATTTCTTCTCCTCTCATCCCTTCTGACTGCTGAGCAAGAGATGGCAAGGAGTAGTTTTGgtgaagaagacgaagaagatgAGGAGTATGAGGAAGATAGAGGACGGAGAGGCGAAAGCGAAGAATCCTTTGAAAGGCGCTGGGACTTACTTCGTCCACCTGCCTTTCAAACTGCCACAAATGAGCGGTACAGGGAGAGGGAGTACAGCAGGGACAACCGAGAAAACTCCTACCCTCTGCTGGACCCGGTGGGGAATTGTATCACACCATCTTCATCAGAGCTGGATGATATTCTGACTGTCACTGAAACTAGTAAAGGCTTGAACTTTGAGTATTTCTGGGAAAAGGCGAATGCAAGACGAGGTTACAAGCCTCTTCCACCCCCTCAACAAATCCCACCTTTGAACAATAACCACAGACAGTCACTTGACACTCCCACTGTGGTACCTGTGATAAGTGCTCGCAGTCCTTCGCTTGCCAGCGAATACTACATCCGACTAGAAGAGCACACACCCAAAGACAAGTCGCCCACTCTTCGGGGAAAGACACATTCATCTTTTCGTTCTGATTCAAATTGTCCTGGAGATGTAGAGCTTGTGGAAATTCGAAGTGGGATGTTAGGAAAAGAGCGAGTTCCTTACTGTTCAATAGAGAAGTGTGGAAAAAGCCTCCAAACTGTCAGATCGAGCGAGGTTCAAGTCCAAATGCCACATGACACAGGAGTTGCTGAATTCAAGGACACTTCAAGCAGAGTGACTGATTTCTCAGTAGTAAATTTAGGCGATGACGATGAAGTAGAAAAGAAAACGAGCAGCGAGCCAGAAAAGAAAATACCCTCAAGTTCTCAAGCACCAGTCCTCCCTCCCAAGCCTCAGTCGATGCCTATGTCCTCAGGCACCCACCTCCATTCACGACCACTCCCTGCTCCTCCATTTGGATACAGAGGCTTGCCTCACTACACTATCGGTGGAAAAATTGAGACAGATCCGCTTCACATGAACTCCTGCTCAGTATCTACTTTTGATCACCTTGGGTTCCAGAGGTCCATGCAGACTCTTCCCCCTTCTCCTTCCCTTTCTCCATCACTTCCTCCATCAAGCCACCCGATTTACCCTCAACCACCTCAAAAGTGTCCTCCCCCTCTGCCACTTCATTCCAAATCACAAAGAAGCTTCCATAGCTACAACACAGCTGATTCTTACCTGAGTTACAATAAGCCAGACTTTCAGAGATGCATTAGAGATCCACTATCCTGTGACATTTCTGATAAAGTCAGTGAAACCAGGCATGCACCAAGGCATCAGTCATCTGTCCAACATGCAAAAGAAACATCTTCTTCTCGAGTGAAGGCGTTTGACTCTCCGATTCGTAGAGAAAACCCTCTGCGCCCTATTTATCGAAATCTGCCTCGTCAGCAGCCTACAGATTCGCAGATGGACAGGCAGGCTTCGTTGAGTCCCACCTACTCAGATGAGGATGACTCCCCCTTCACGTCTCCTGAGAGGCCATGTGGTGGAACGACGGTCTATCATTCCAGCCTTTCTGAAGATGCAGACCCAGTTGCTCCTGAGAGCTTTTCTAGGGGAATGAAAAGGACTCAGTCTCGACTCGACACAATCCTGCCTGCTATTTGGAAAGAAGATGCTGAACTTCAGGCAGAACGCATTGCAGCAGCCAAAAAATCTccaatgcatttgtttttgacAGAGATATCAAGTGTGACAGAGGAAAGTGAATCCAAGTCAGATGCAGCATGGACAacagagaaggagaagaaacgAGATAATGAGAGATTGAACCACCTTTGGGTTCCCAATACAGGGATGCGACGATCCCAGTCATTGAATGAAGAGCTTGCCTCTACAGGACAGCCATGGGGACAAAAGATACAAAGCAAAAGGACAGAGGATAAAGACACTGTTACTAATGAGTCACTGCAAGGGGATCTGTTTCTCACAGAGATCGACACTGAAAAAAACAGAGATACAGATGGTGAATCAACAAAGGATTCAGTGAAATACCTCTATCCAGGCAATTCCAGATTACAAACCTACGGCTGCACTGCTGGGCTTCCTTCTTACGCTGAAGCAGAAGAAGCCTACTCCAAAGGTATACGAAGATCCCGCTCACTCTTGTCTGAGATTACAATCGATAAACTCGAGTCTGAAAAACATTCATCTGAGCCACAAAGACCTGAAATGACAAGAGAAGAGTTCTTGAAAGAGATTCAATCAGCAGAGACATTTTTGACTGAAAtcatatcaagacaaaacactTCCACCACTAAAAATGATCCAGATACATCTTACTCCCCTACTCTACTGTCCCCCGAATATGAGTCCATATGCATTGACCCGGACTCTGCACAGACTATCCAATTTCAAACAGATAGCTCTATTCGAGCATCTAACAAAGGAAACGATGACATACAAAAAGAAGCTATCTATGCTCAAGTCACTAAGCGAGCTAAGAGGAGTGAAATTAAAGTAACCTTGAGACCTGAAATACCAATCCTTCAAATAGGATCAGATAAACAACCTCTTACACTACAAAGCCAGGAAACCAGTAGTGATCACTGCCAGTCTGGAGATTTCTTGTTTTCAGAAGTCATGCCTAAGAATGGTTTACTACACAACCAACCACTTTTGTGTCCAAAAGAAGATGAGTGTTCAGACGCTCCTGCTTTACCTGCCAGAGGGGAGCTTACAGATCAATCATATCAGCCTCAAACTGAATCCAATAAGAGCGGAAATGAATTGGACTATGAGATAAGGTGTGAGAATAATTTGCCTACcccaaatgaaaatgaaaaggcTGCAATCATAGGGAATGGGGAGATAAAGAAAGATGATCTGCATGCCCACAGCCCAGAGAGAGGGAGTCAGACACAGGAAATAGATAGGATCATGTCAAATGACCCTGAGAAAATAACTGATTTGAGACACTCTgacagtataaatgtgtttgacaGTAAAAGCTTTGATGACCTACAAAAAGAAGTTTCATTACAGCAAAATCAGAACTACGAGGAGAAGCCCTGCCCCAACAAACAGAATGAACCCACTCCTGCAGTGACTCCAACAACTCCAGACTGGGACCATTCTTCTGATGCGTCACTCGTTACCCCTACAGACTCAGTCCTGTCACCTATGACTTCCAGCTCAACTGACTGCCTCACACCCAGCGACTCATGGACAGCagttggaggaggaggaagcagTGGATTGCGAGCTTTGGGAAATGAGATACCGCACAGAGACTCGGCCTATTTCTCAGATAGTGACTGGGAGAGTGATGGGATTAACAGGAAGAGTGGAGATGGACTCAATGCTTCCAGGCCAAACAGCAGCAGAGGAAGTGAACGAGGACTATTATCAGGAATAGAGGAGAAAACAGAAGAGGAGGGAGAGTTTGCAGATAAAAGCCCTTTAAAAAGTAGTTTACATGTGTCGGGCAACAAAATATCATCGATAGATAGAACATTTGAAGAGAAAAATGTGGTTTATCAAAAAACACCAGACAATAATGTTTCTCTTTTAAGTAATGACAAAGATTTGTTCAACAAGCAGCTCCAAGCTTCGCAAAGAGATGATTCCGGTATTTGCTATCACAACAGTTCAGCACTACTTTGTAATGATTCCCAGGCAAAAGACTGTATAGAGTTCATCGATAAGTTATTTTCAAGTTTGGATGATGAACAGATTAAAGGCCTCTCTCAAAGTGGGACGCTTGTAATAGATAGGCACTGCAGTGATGGGATAATTTCACAAATAACTGATTGTAAACATCAGGCAATGACAGAAAGTGAGTCAAAGTTACATATTAAGAACACTGCAGAGACAAACCGTTTATTTGGATCTATTTCAGACAAACATTCAAAGGACTGTACTTGTGAACCAGGCAATAGATATAGCATAAATATGTCAGATATAGACCTCACTGCATGGAATTCTCTGACAACTGGAGATGAAAGTACGATACCCTGCACACATCTCCAAATTAACAAAACAGAGTCCAGATTATTTAGTTTGAGTGACATTCAAACGACTATACatgagaaaaatatgatttGCAGTGATGAAGGAAAGTCTCCTGGTGAAAAGGTTTGTGCTCTCCCAAGTCTCGGGGTTGAGAGCCCCGAAAAGTCTGAAAGCATTGAAGCTAAGACCTTAAATGACTACAATGAGCTTGGTCAAAAAAACCTCCACTCTTTAGAGGACGACGACGACAACAGGGCTCAAGTAGAGACTGAGAAACACCACACAGCGGAAGAGCTGATTGACACCACCACAAGCGGAAAAGATTCTGACAAGAACCATTTTAAAGACACTCAGGGTGAGTTGTTCCTTGAAACTAAAGAGGTAAAGGCTACTGTTGCGGAAGACAAACAGAGAACAGAAATGGACGCGATGAAGGAAGAGTTTGCTTGTCACTCAAGCGTTTTTTCATTGCCTGATGAAAATGACCAGTGGGCCTCTCCAGAAAAGAGAAACCAAGGAAATAAACTGGGACTTTGTGCTCAGGCATTAGAGGCCAAGGAGAGGCTTCTTGTTGATCGGGATTACTGGGAAATTGAAGTAAATGATGAGCTTGCTGGAAGCGAACATCATCCAGCCACATTGGAGGACTTAAAAAACATCTGCAACAATGAAGAGCAAAGACCACAAAGTAGTTGCTCTGTAGATAAACTAAGGGACCGCATAAATACCAATATTCAGCAGACCaatgaaatacaacaacaagaaaatatcGAAAACCTTGATCAGATATACACGCATGAGAAAGTACAAAATAGTGAAATCCCAAGTATTGACATTGAGAATAATGAGAACCCAGAAGCAGACACCAGAGAGATGCAGATTTCATCACACAGAGAGACATTCAGGGACAACAGTGCTCTAGACAACCACGTGCAAGAGGAAAATCACAATTTTAATCACTGGCCCCAAATACCAGCCTGCAATCATCAAAGGGAAGAGCTACTGTCTGTGTCATCTTCAGTAGACACAGAGGGTCGTTGTAATTCAGTCAGTCAAACCTCAAATGTCTCTATTTGCATCACAGAGGCACCACTTCTTAATTTTTCAGCTGCTGAAGATTTTGAACAGAACTTTAATCCAGAGGCTGAAATAAGACCTTGGCTTGAGAGGCATTGCAACGATGAAGGAAACCTGGTTACAAACTTTGTACAGAATCCCACAGATATGACCCTCTCATCAACATCACATGACCTTAATCTACAGGAGGACATGGAGCCATCATATCCACAGGTACAGGACAGTTTTAGCTCAATGGACTTCCCAAGCCCTCCACAAAGTATAGACCTGGATGTGCAGGATGAAAAACTGGAGAGTTTCGATGACTCTTTTCCAAGTCCACCCCCATCTGTTGTAGATGGAGAGGAGTTCACTGGTCACATTAATCTAGAGGAATTTTTTCTCAGAGCTGAGACAGACGTTTGCCCAACTAGCAGCACAGAAGCCCCAGAGCCCGTTCTGCAGGATCCAGACCCTCCTACATTTCTGAGCCAAGGGCTCTCAGACAAGATGAAGCTCCCCTCTGTGTACATTACACCAAGTGATGACAGTGAATCTATGTCAATTGTAGATAGTCATGGTGATTATGCTGATCTGTTGTCTGAAACGGCACCACCTTTACCCTCAGCACCTCAAACTCCACTAAATAATCTCCCGCAGCTGCTAATTTCAGAGTGGAAAGATTTGGATGAGGAGCCTCTTGAGGACTTTGAAAAATTGGAGCAACTCTGCTGTATATCTGGGGATGAAGGAGAAACTCTGGGGGACCTTTTCTTGGGGAACTTGGAGCTCCTGGGATCTTTGAAGAAAACCTTGGATCGAAAAGGTAGCAGTGCTGAAGTGAATAACACAAGCAATTACACAGATTTTGACACTGCTGAGGAGGGCAAAATGGATTCAGAAGGTGACAGGATCTCTGAAACCTTTGATACAGCTGTTAAAGCTGTGCAAGGAGTGATTCTCGACTCCCAAGACTATCTGTCACCTCAGGAGGAAGATACGAATGATGGAAGCCATTCTGAGAGCACAAATGGAGCCAAGGAGCAGAGATCTTTATCCCAGATGACCACAAAGAATGGCCTCATGATGCAG gtgtgtgAAGAGAGGCTGCAGTTCTCCCtcagtgaaaatgtgaaaacaaatgTTCTTTGGGGTGCTGATGTGAAGGACAGTGTCACGCTCCGACCATGGGGGGAACCAGAGAGTGGCGGTGAGGAGGTCACAGTGAACGAACAGCAGGAGAGCAG TCAAGATGACCAAGAAGCAACTCCAGACTCTCAGGAGCCCACTGAGTCTGAAGACTCCATATATGAACCAGTTACTGTTATTGAACAACCTGAAGTCACAACGCCTCATCCCACCGCAAACCAGGAGATGAAAG CAAAGCTGGCTCGTCTCTCCCTCGCTCTCCCACCGCTGGCTCTCACTCTCCCCCTCACACCAACCGGTAAAGATGGAGCCATCGGACATCGGATTGGAAGAAGAAGACGACTGCTGTCGGGAAGTGACCCtgacgatgatgatgaggaggaggacgagCCGGAGGATGAAAGCTCTCGGAGGGTGATTGTTGTCACGGAAACAGATGTAGACAAGCGTGTCGGGCTCAGGAGTTCCCTGAAGTCGCCTAAAGAGCCATTGGatagagggagagacagagggAGAAATGTGTCCTTTTTTGACGACGTCACAATCTATCTCTTTGATCAG GAAACTCCAACCAATGAATTAGGCTCCTCTGCTCCCACAAGTCCCGCCTCCGTGACCACGAAAAGCACTAAGGTGAATTTGCGCG